A window of Juglans regia cultivar Chandler chromosome 7, Walnut 2.0, whole genome shotgun sequence contains these coding sequences:
- the LOC108986058 gene encoding UPF0481 protein At3g47200-like, which produces MDGDAPTNHIEAAIDIKLRGLSNAHKDHPCIFKVHKQLLKVNENAYTPALLAIGSYNDNGQGHMEEHKLRYLEQMLERRNEISLEEYINALRNLEVRAQNCYAERIPLETNEFVEMMLLDGCFIIELFRKYEMRNLIDEHDPIFQMSWMLPEIARDLLLFENQLPYFVLTTLFEMSDICEITPCGESSASIDQNVRRRLGDLAISFFSGSLPFQLNVNGLSSSSTTTIKHLLGQTHTTITPTLAKLVNEHLKVVDKVMKKVEFKHLLDLIYTFIKLSVLDMEVDRAIERHEVAVKLNIGDRFKQYLFGLIRSVVSLLDEKLEKMKGGYKKVNKNDGWNEDDGSIPYGKELREAGVEFEMAKKFKDKLLENKRWKSISDAIAFQEVGVEIEKAENFIRELSHPNRNKDVKKKLIENWNTIPDGRELRKVGVEFKKAKKFVATKDMMKSIYNATALKEAGIKFQKAKHRTTFACIKFSNGVLEIPPLRIEDETESFLRNLIAYERYSRPHTDISPETNIDCVTDYACFMDDLISSPKDVELLRQNEIIENWLGDDEVASSMFNKLCHHVVSDYPARSTFAQTSIDMNKHCAKRWNVWMATLRHNYFNSPWSVLSVLAAILVLGLAIFQTVFSIINN; this is translated from the exons ATGGATGGAGATGCTCCCACCAATCATATTGAGGCGGCTATTGACATAAAGCTACGTGGCTTGAGTAATGCTCATAAAGACCATCCTTGCATATTTAAAGTGCATAAGCAATTACTTAAGGTAAATGAGAATGCTTACACACCCGCGCTACTTGCCATCGGTTCTTACAACGACAATGGCCAGGGGCATATGGAAGAGCATAAACTTCGGTATCTGGAGCAAATGCTTGAAAGGAGAAATGAAATCAGTCTGGAAGAATACATCAATGCCTTAAGAAATTTGGAAGTAAGAGCCCAGAATTGCTATGCCGAACGCATTCCCCTGGAAACAAATGAGTTTGTAGAAATGATGCTACTTGATGGGTGTTTCATCATTGAGCTTTTCCGAAAGTATGAAATGCGGAATCTAATTGATGAGCATGATCCAATCTTCCAAATGAGCTGGATGCTTCCTGAAATAGCCCGTGATCTattgttatttgaaaatcaacttccatACTTTGTTCTTACTACATTGTTTGAGATGagtgat ATCTGTGAAATTACGCCCTGTGGTGAAAGCTCAGCCTCCATAGATCAGAATGTCCGAAGACGACTTGGTGATCttgccatttcttttttctctggCTCATTACCATTTCAACTGAATGTCAATGGATTAAGTTCTTCTTCAACCACAACTATTAAGCATCTACTTGGTCAGACGCATACAACTATCACTCCTACACTGGCAAAGCTGGTAAATGAGCATCTAAAGGTTGTAGACAAAGTCATGAAGAAGGTAGAATTTAAACATCTACTTGATCTGATATATACATTTATCAAGCTTTCAGTACTTGATATGGAAGTAGATCGTGCCATAGAACGTCACGAGGTTGCAGTTAAGCTCAATATAGGAGACAGATTTAAGCAATATTTATTTGGCCTGATACGAAGTGTTGTAAGTCTTTTAGATGAAAAACTCGAAAAGATGAAGGGCGGCTATAAGAAAGTGAATAAGAATGATGGCTGGAATGAGGATGATGGCTCAATACCATATGGAAAGGAGCTTCGTGAGGCTGGAGTAGAATTTGAGATGGCAAAGAAATTTAAGGATAAATTACTGGAGAATAAACGCTGGAAGTCAATATCTGATGCCATTGCATTTCAAGAGGTTGGAGTTGAGATCGAGAAGGCAGAGAACTTTATAAGGGAGCTATCTCATCCAAATAGGAATAAAGATGTGAAGAAAAAACTGATTGAAAACTGGAACACAATTCCTGACGGAAGAGAACTTAGAAAGGTTGGAGTCGAATTCAAGAAGGCAAAGAAATTTGTGGCTACAAAAGATATGATGAAGTCAATATATAATGCAACGGCGCTTAAAGAGGCTGGAATCAAATTCCAGAAGGCAAAGCATCGTACCACATTTGCCTGCATAAAGTTTAGCAATGGGGTATTGGAAATACCGCCTTTGAGAATAGAAGATGAAACTGAGTCTTTCTTACGGAATCTAATTGCATATGAGCGATATAGTCGGCCACACACTGATATTAGTCCAGAAACTAATATTGATTGCGTTACCGACTATGCATGCTTCATGGATGATCTCATTAGCTCTCCAAAGGATGTTGAATTACTTCGTCAAAATGAAATTATCGAAAATTGGTTGGGTGATGATGAAGTTGCTTCCAGCATGTTCAACAAGCTTTGTCACCATGTTGTTTCAGACTATCCGGCCCGCAGTACTTTTGCTCAAACTTCCATTGATATGAATAAGCACTGCGCCAAAAGATGGAATGTATGGATGGCAACATTAAGGCACAATTATTTCAATAGTCCTTGGTCTGTGCTTTCAGTCTTGGCGGCTATCTTAGTGCTTGGACTTGCAATTTTTCAGACCGTATTttccattattaataattag
- the LOC108986057 gene encoding ERBB-3 BINDING PROTEIN 1-like has protein sequence MVMPIESFLVWEDQAAGEGVEKKAMKDSQKLIVQEENGPKDEDEFVEEGVEKAPAREGNVAVAAKLTPKADSNIREKAGNMYKKVEKKIEREVAFPICISVNFTAGHFSPLASDETMLEEGDMLKIDIDCHRDGFIVVVAHT, from the exons ATGGTGATGCCCATAGAATCCTTCTTGGTCTGGGAAGACCAAGCTGCGGGGGAGGGAGTAGAAAAAAAAGCTATGAAAGATTCACAAAAATTGATAGTGCAGGAAGAAAATGGAccaaaagatgaagatgaatttgtGGAAGAAGGCGTAGAAAAGGCACCAGCGAGGGAGGGAAATGTAGCGGTGGCCGCAAAGCTTACTCCCAAA GCTGATTCGAACATCAGAGAAAAAGCTGGCAACATGTACAAGAAGGTTGAGAAGAAGATCGAGAGGGAAGTTGCTTTTCCAATTTGCATTTCTGTAAACTTCACTGCTGGTCATTTTTCTCCGCTTGCTAGCGACGAGACTATGTTGGAAGAGGGTGATATGTTAAAGATTGATATCGATTGCCATAGAGATGGTTTTATTGTTGTGGTGGCACATACTTAG